A single Gambusia affinis linkage group LG20, SWU_Gaff_1.0, whole genome shotgun sequence DNA region contains:
- the mrpl43 gene encoding 39S ribosomal protein L43, mitochondrial, with product MTSRGTPSRFLKSVLQNGVGRYVCQLKRLSIIFSKKSPSALGVRDFIEEGVVDYAKKNPGTVVYISPQSCSIPKVVAEYLNGNTKEELLTNKTSQQVLEVLTKLTDQSGLDIIRIRKPFHTDSPSIQGQWHPFTHRPPSVGLIRPQNQHVE from the exons ATGACATCTAGAGGGACGCCCAGCCGCTTCCTGAAGAGCGTTCTTCAGAACGGTGTGGGCCGATACGTGTGTCAACTGAAACGGCTCTCCATCATCTTCTCCAAGAAGTCTCCGAGCGCATTGGGAGTCAG GGATTTCATTGAGGAGGGAGTGGTGGATTATGCCAAGAAGAACCCTGGGACTGTTGTTTATATTTCTCCTCAGTCCTGTAGTATCCCTAAAGTAGTTGCAGAGTACT TAAATGGTAACACAAAGGAGGAGCTGCTCACCAACAAAACGTCGCAGCAGGTCTTAGAGGTCCTCACCAAGCTGACCGACCAATCTGGCCTGGACATCATCCGCATCCGCAAGCCGTTTCACACCGACAGTCCCAGCATCCAGGGCCAGTGGCACCCGTTCACTCACCGCCCCCCATCTGTCGGCCTCATCAGACCACAGAACCAACATGTAGAATAA